In one Methylothermaceae bacteria B42 genomic region, the following are encoded:
- a CDS encoding segregation and condensation protein B has product MNLKDIVEALLFASPEPLTLPQLLSLLEDEGADRQTLEKILDELAEEYQGRPLELVQVASGYRFQVRKHLAPWVSRLFPEKVGRYSRALLETIAIIAYRQPVTRGDIEAIRGVAVSSNIIRTLQEREWIRVVGHKEVPGRPALYATTKRFLDDFNLQTLAQLPPIQLEQDEQTDLENQTPSQTTH; this is encoded by the coding sequence ATGAATCTCAAAGACATTGTTGAAGCGCTGTTGTTCGCCTCTCCTGAACCTTTGACTCTACCGCAATTATTATCCCTATTGGAGGATGAAGGCGCCGATCGTCAAACCCTGGAAAAAATCTTGGATGAGTTGGCAGAGGAATACCAGGGGCGGCCGTTGGAATTGGTGCAGGTGGCCAGCGGTTACCGCTTTCAAGTGCGCAAGCACCTGGCACCCTGGGTCAGCCGGTTGTTTCCGGAAAAAGTGGGGCGTTATTCCCGGGCCTTGCTTGAGACCATTGCCATCATTGCCTACCGTCAACCCGTGACAAGGGGCGATATTGAAGCCATCAGAGGGGTGGCGGTCAGCAGCAATATCATCCGTACCCTCCAGGAGCGGGAGTGGATACGTGTGGTGGGGCACAAGGAGGTTCCCGGCCGTCCTGCCCTGTACGCCACCACCAAACGCTTTCTGGACGACTTCAACCTGCAAACCCTGGCGCAACTGCCTCCCATACAATTGGAACAAGATGAACAAACCGATCTGGAAAACCAGACCCCGTCCCAAACCACCCACTGA
- a CDS encoding segregation and condensation protein A translates to MLPVAQTENLSAPVARLHGSPFTELPENLYIPPDALRVILEETFEGPLDLLLYLIRKRNLDIMLVSIAEVTEQYLEYIALMENLKIELAAEYLLMAALLAEIKSRLLLPKPKENESEEEDPRAELVRRLKEYEKFKQAAAVMDEMPRLHRDQFPVYVDLDLPRRPPKLPQVTVEALAEAFRQVLQRVSQLQHHTVARERLSVRERMSRILAGLQENRTVAFESLFSQSEGRAGAVVTFLALLELCKEGLVEVLQAEPLLPLRIQLPATES, encoded by the coding sequence ATACTGCCGGTGGCACAAACCGAGAACCTATCCGCGCCAGTGGCCCGCCTTCACGGCAGCCCTTTTACGGAATTGCCCGAGAATCTTTACATCCCCCCCGATGCCTTGCGGGTTATTCTGGAAGAAACCTTTGAAGGGCCGCTGGATTTGCTGCTGTATCTGATTCGCAAACGCAATCTCGATATCATGCTGGTGTCCATTGCCGAGGTGACCGAGCAATATCTCGAATACATTGCCTTGATGGAAAACCTCAAGATAGAGCTGGCGGCGGAATATTTGCTGATGGCGGCGCTGTTGGCGGAAATCAAATCCCGGCTTTTGTTGCCTAAGCCTAAGGAAAACGAAAGTGAGGAGGAGGACCCGCGGGCGGAATTGGTGCGCCGGCTTAAAGAGTACGAAAAATTCAAACAGGCGGCGGCGGTAATGGATGAAATGCCGCGGTTGCACCGGGATCAGTTTCCCGTTTATGTGGACTTGGATCTTCCCCGCCGTCCACCCAAGCTGCCCCAGGTAACGGTGGAGGCGTTGGCAGAGGCTTTCCGTCAAGTACTACAGCGTGTCAGCCAATTACAGCACCATACCGTGGCGCGGGAGCGTTTGTCGGTGCGCGAGCGTATGAGCCGGATCTTGGCCGGTCTGCAGGAAAACAGGACGGTAGCTTTCGAGTCTTTGTTTAGCCAGAGCGAAGGCCGGGCCGGGGCGGTGGTCACCTTTCTTGCGCTGCTGGAATTGTGCAAGGAAGGTTTGGTGGAAGTATTGCAAGCGGAACCTTTGTTACCCCTTCGAATCCAACTTCCCGCAACTGAATCCTAA
- a CDS encoding peptidase, with translation MDELTLAQKISVFILPILFAITLHEVAHGWVAWRLGDSTAKRLGRLSINPIKHIDPIGTIVVPLVMMLLGGFIFGWAKPVPVDFGKLRNPKRDMAIVALAGPGANLLMALGWALLAKLAAWLAIPYVSVPLLYMAAAGIFFNLILMVLNLLPVPPLDGGRVLVGILPNRWAAKVAMLEPYGMPILLLLLITGMLGKILGPAILVLQGFFFGLAGLS, from the coding sequence ATGGATGAATTGACCTTGGCGCAAAAAATATCGGTGTTTATATTGCCGATATTGTTTGCCATCACCTTGCACGAAGTGGCTCACGGCTGGGTGGCCTGGCGCTTGGGAGACAGCACGGCCAAAAGGCTGGGCCGGCTTTCCATTAACCCCATCAAACATATTGATCCCATCGGCACCATCGTTGTGCCGTTGGTCATGATGTTGCTGGGAGGATTTATCTTCGGCTGGGCAAAACCGGTGCCGGTGGACTTCGGCAAACTCAGAAACCCCAAGCGGGACATGGCGATTGTGGCCCTGGCGGGACCGGGCGCCAATTTACTCATGGCCTTGGGGTGGGCCTTGCTGGCCAAATTGGCGGCATGGCTGGCCATCCCTTATGTCAGCGTGCCGTTGCTTTATATGGCGGCTGCGGGAATCTTTTTTAACCTGATATTGATGGTCCTCAATCTGCTGCCTGTTCCTCCGCTGGATGGTGGCCGGGTGCTGGTGGGTATTTTGCCGAATCGCTGGGCGGCCAAGGTCGCCATGCTGGAGCCTTATGGCATGCCGATTTTATTGCTGCTATTGATCACTGGCATGTTGGGCAAGATTTTAGGGCCGGCGATTTTGGTCTTGCAAGGCTTCTTTTTTGGTTTGGCCGGATTGTCATGA
- a CDS encoding helicase, giving the protein MQEIAAFFSTTGALSKAIGNYQPRQAQVEMARAVARVIAEGGILVAEAGTGTGKTFAYLVPALLSGQQIIVSTGSRNLQDQLFLKDLPLLRKALGRPFQLAQLKGRSNYMCHYRMQQTLEADLLRDDQDRADLAKVRQWMAMTRVGDIAEFDGLPEHWWGWGAVTSTEDSCLGQNCPFISDCFLLKARQRAHKADLLVINHHLLCADWALREDGLGELLPRTQAVIVDEAHQFAETATRFLGDNMTSRQLQELIRDCAVEQQQAGMVTPAATQALQELHLALNQVQNQLGQVPRRGVGADLEGVFTLATLQESLTRTVEALAPLAGASEGLEVCFQRAQTLKERLATWLAGDKPDWVRWFEVGKRSFALHATPLEVSASFAGYRKASEAAWIFTSATLSVAGKFDHFLNQLGLAEPSVKAKVWESPFDYANQALLYLPPGLPDPSASHYTARVVAAARPVLEASGGRAFFLFTSHRALQEAAALLSDSLPFPLLIQGSAPKAVLLDRFRKLGNAVLMGTASFWEGVDVRGSALSCVIIDKLPFAALGDPVFQARLASLRRRGHNPFLEYQLPSAVIALKQGAGRLIRGMEDRGVLMLCDPRLMNKSYGRVFLASLPPMQRCRELEQVRKFFNNPCFPK; this is encoded by the coding sequence ATGCAAGAAATAGCCGCTTTTTTTTCCACTACCGGCGCGCTTTCGAAAGCCATCGGCAATTATCAACCCCGTCAAGCCCAGGTGGAGATGGCCCGTGCCGTTGCCCGGGTGATTGCCGAAGGCGGTATTTTGGTTGCCGAGGCCGGGACCGGCACGGGCAAAACCTTCGCCTATTTAGTGCCTGCGTTGCTTTCTGGCCAACAGATCATCGTCTCTACCGGTAGCCGGAATTTGCAGGATCAGCTGTTTCTCAAGGATTTACCGTTGCTGCGCAAAGCCCTTGGCAGACCGTTCCAGCTGGCCCAACTCAAAGGCCGAAGCAATTATATGTGCCATTACCGGATGCAGCAAACCTTGGAAGCGGATCTGTTGCGCGATGATCAAGACCGGGCGGACCTGGCCAAGGTTCGCCAGTGGATGGCCATGACCCGGGTTGGGGATATTGCTGAATTCGACGGTTTGCCTGAACATTGGTGGGGTTGGGGCGCGGTGACATCGACGGAGGACAGCTGCCTAGGGCAAAATTGTCCCTTTATTTCCGATTGTTTTCTCCTTAAGGCCCGCCAGCGCGCCCACAAGGCCGATTTGCTGGTGATCAATCATCATTTGTTATGCGCCGATTGGGCGCTGCGGGAGGATGGCCTGGGTGAATTGTTGCCGAGGACCCAGGCGGTGATTGTGGATGAGGCCCATCAATTTGCCGAAACCGCAACCAGGTTTTTGGGCGATAACATGACCTCCCGGCAACTTCAGGAACTGATTCGTGATTGCGCCGTGGAGCAGCAACAGGCGGGGATGGTAACCCCTGCGGCCACTCAGGCGTTACAGGAATTACATCTGGCCTTGAATCAAGTACAAAATCAACTGGGACAAGTACCGAGGCGGGGCGTGGGGGCCGATTTGGAAGGTGTATTTACACTGGCTACCCTGCAGGAGTCATTGACTCGCACAGTGGAGGCCTTGGCGCCCTTGGCGGGGGCCAGTGAGGGATTGGAGGTATGCTTTCAGCGGGCGCAAACGTTAAAAGAACGTTTGGCGACATGGTTGGCGGGGGACAAGCCCGATTGGGTGCGTTGGTTTGAAGTGGGAAAGCGCAGCTTTGCCCTGCATGCCACGCCTTTGGAAGTATCCGCTTCTTTCGCGGGGTATCGCAAGGCCTCCGAAGCCGCATGGATTTTTACTTCCGCCACATTGAGCGTGGCGGGTAAATTCGATCATTTTCTCAACCAACTGGGTCTGGCAGAACCGTCGGTGAAAGCCAAAGTATGGGAAAGCCCTTTTGATTATGCCAACCAGGCTCTCCTGTATTTGCCGCCAGGGTTGCCGGATCCCTCGGCTTCCCATTACACTGCCCGGGTGGTGGCGGCAGCCCGGCCGGTGCTGGAAGCCAGCGGCGGGCGGGCATTCTTCCTGTTTACCAGTCATCGGGCATTGCAGGAAGCAGCCGCCTTGCTGTCTGATTCGTTGCCTTTTCCGTTATTGATTCAAGGGTCGGCGCCTAAAGCGGTATTGCTCGACCGCTTCCGGAAACTGGGCAATGCGGTATTGATGGGAACGGCGAGCTTTTGGGAGGGGGTGGATGTGCGCGGTTCCGCGCTTTCTTGCGTCATTATCGACAAGCTGCCTTTCGCCGCATTGGGCGATCCGGTTTTTCAGGCCCGGCTTGCCAGCTTGCGCCGCCGTGGGCACAATCCCTTCCTGGAATATCAATTGCCGTCCGCGGTGATTGCGCTGAAACAAGGGGCGGGAAGGCTGATCCGGGGGATGGAAGACCGGGGCGTGCTGATGCTATGCGATCCCCGATTGATGAACAAAAGCTATGGCAGGGTGTTTTTGGCTAGTCTGCCGCCAATGCAGCGGTGCCGGGAATTAGAGCAGGTGCGGAAGTTTTTTAACAACCCATGCTTTCCAAAATAG
- a CDS encoding polyphosphate kinase has product MDDTPAKTITKAVANSPTALHKKTIKSKSLPPDYPYKERMKRKEYEKLKQELQIELLKLQNWVKDSGERILMLFEGRDAAGKGGTIKRFMEHLNPRGAQVVALVKPTEYERGQWYFQRYIQHLPSAGEMIFFDRSWYNRAGVERVMGFCSDAEYLEFMRQAPELERMLVNSGIRLFKFWFSVSRPEQFRRFQARRTDPLKQWKLSPIDLASLDKWDDYTKAKEAMFFYTDTADAPWTVIKSDDKKRARINCMRYVLYHTPYPNKNPEVVIPPDEKLVGRPHEIYEKGEKPISLRPSD; this is encoded by the coding sequence ATGGACGATACGCCAGCAAAAACCATTACCAAGGCAGTGGCCAATTCCCCCACGGCTCTGCATAAAAAAACCATTAAATCGAAATCCTTGCCCCCCGACTACCCCTACAAGGAACGAATGAAGCGCAAGGAGTATGAGAAACTCAAGCAAGAACTGCAAATCGAATTATTGAAACTGCAAAACTGGGTCAAGGACAGCGGCGAAAGAATCCTTATGTTGTTCGAAGGCCGCGATGCTGCCGGCAAGGGAGGCACCATCAAGCGTTTCATGGAACACCTCAACCCCCGTGGCGCGCAAGTCGTCGCCTTGGTAAAGCCCACCGAGTACGAGCGGGGACAATGGTATTTTCAACGTTATATCCAGCACCTGCCCAGCGCCGGAGAGATGATCTTCTTCGACCGCTCCTGGTACAACCGGGCTGGGGTGGAACGGGTCATGGGATTTTGCAGCGACGCGGAATATCTGGAATTCATGCGTCAGGCCCCGGAACTGGAGCGCATGCTGGTCAATAGCGGCATCCGCTTGTTCAAATTTTGGTTCTCGGTGAGCCGCCCCGAGCAATTCCGCCGCTTCCAGGCCCGCCGCACCGATCCTCTAAAACAATGGAAATTAAGTCCCATTGATTTGGCATCCCTGGACAAATGGGACGACTATACCAAGGCTAAGGAAGCGATGTTCTTCTACACCGACACCGCCGATGCCCCCTGGACTGTGATCAAGTCCGACGACAAAAAACGCGCCCGCATCAATTGCATGCGTTATGTTCTCTATCATACCCCCTACCCCAACAAAAACCCCGAGGTCGTCATTCCCCCCGATGAAAAACTGGTCGGCCGCCCCCACGAAATTTACGAAAAGGGCGAAAAACCCATCAGCCTGCGTCCCTCGGATTAA